A single Oryctolagus cuniculus chromosome 18, mOryCun1.1, whole genome shotgun sequence DNA region contains:
- the LOC100353822 gene encoding zinc finger protein 350 translates to MIQAQEVLMFDDVAVRFTWEEWQLLSPAQKALYRDVMLENYRSLVSVGWRASKPDLLSQLERGEPWTIEGENHCGTPPEIWKADGVLEHLQNGSVMNRMEQQHEQSAFKDVHWSRTPLLLRKNPDTFDLHGKRLKSDSGCAGQSRSNERENPAEVPGNGDAFLPAGQRQFHTEPASAASPKSVSTKSQLVSSKHGSAHTKKPHICSDCGKAFTKKSGLAGHQVTHTGEKPHGCGLCGKAFSRKYMLTEHQRIHTGERPYECTECGKAFLKKSRLSLHQKTHTGEKTYMCSECGKGFIQKGNLTVHQRIHTGEKPYTCSDCGKGFIQKTCLIAHQRFHTGKAPFVCSECGRSCSQKSSLIRHQRIHTREKPFECAQCGKAFISRQKLIVHQKTHSGQRLYGCNECGKAFAYMSFLVQHKRVHTGGTQGHAGKGENPAERPSPQPTRDVVQGKSPGHPVMPQVPSVAPHTSINVSGLPANRNGVVVWQPGGRCVPSGGNSGFAQGGNLMNTVSVVVPSVINFILFYVTANP, encoded by the exons ATGATCCAGGCCCAG GAAGTACTCATGTTTGACGATGTGGCTGTGAGGTTCACCTGGGAGGAGTGGCAGCTCCTGAGCCCCGCCCAGAAGGCCCTGTACCGGGACGTGATGCTGGAGAACTACCGCAGCCTGGTGTCCGTGG GATGGCGAGCCAGCAAACCAGATCTACTCTCCCAGTTGGAACGAGGAGAACCGTGGACCATAGAAGGTGAAAACCACTGTGGAACCCCGCCAG AAATCTGGAAAGCTGACGGTGTGCTGGAACATTTACAGAATGGAAGCGTCATGAACAGAATGGAACAACAGCACGAGCAGAGTGCATTTAAAGATGTTCACTGGAGCAGAACTCCGCTTTTGTTAAGGAAAAATCCTGATACATTCGACTTACATGGAAAGAGATTGAAATCAGATTCAGGATGTGCTGGCCAGAGCAgaagcaatgagagagagaacccTGCCGAGGTTCCTGGAAATGGGGACGCCTTCCTGCCTGCTGGTCAGAGGCAGTTCCACACAGAACCGGCATCCGCTGCAAGCCCAAAAAGCGTCAGCACGAAGTCCCAGCTCGTCAGTTCTAAGCATGGCTCAGCACACACAAAGAAACCGCACATCTGCAGCGACTGCGGCAAAGCCTTCACTAAGAAGTCTGGGCTCGCGGGGCATCAGGTCACTCACACGGGAGAGAAGCCGCACGGGTGTGGGCTCTGTGGGAAAGCCTTCTCCAGGAAGTACATGCTCACGGAGCATCAGAGAATCCACACGGGAGAGAGACCGTATGAATGCACTGAGTGTGGCAAAGCCTTTCTCAAGAAGTCCCGGCTCAGCCTACACCAGAAAACGCATACAGGGGAGAAGACCTACATGTGCAGCGAGTGTGGGAAAGGCTTCATCCAGAAAGGAAATCTCACCGTCCATCAGCGAATCCACACGGGCGAGAAGCCATACACGTGTAGCGACTGTGGCAAAGGCTTCATCCAGAAGACGTGCCTGATCGCACATCAGAGGTTCCACACGGGAAAGGCGCCTTTTGTGTGCAGCGAGTGTGGCAGATCCTGTTCTCAGAAGTCAAGCCTCATTAGACACCAAAGAATTCACACCAGAGAGAAGCCCTTTGAATGTGCtcagtgtgggaaagcctttattTCAAGGCAAAAACTCATTGTCCATCAAAAAACTCACTCGGGACAGAGACTCTATGGTTgtaatgaatgtgggaaagccttcgcGTACATGTCTTTCCTTGTTCAGCATAAGAGAGTACACACAGGGGGTACCCAGGGACATGCAGGGAAGGGGGAAAATCCTGCAGAGAGGCCCAGCCCACAGCCTACTCGAGATGTTGTACAGGGAAAAAGCCCCGGTCACCCAGTAATGCCACAGGTGCCTTCTGTAGCCCCTCATACATCAATAAATGTCAGTGGCCTTCCAGCAAATAGGAATGGAGTTGTTGTGTGGCAGCCTGGGGGCAGGTGTGTACCCTCGGGAGGTAACAGTGGATTTGCACAGGGAGGAAACCTGATGAATACAGTGAGTGTGGTGGTGCCTTCGGTGATCAATTTCATCTTATTTTACGTTACAGCAAACCCTTAG